Part of the Ictalurus furcatus strain D&B chromosome 28, Billie_1.0, whole genome shotgun sequence genome is shown below.
CAGTACCTCAACGCAGTCCTGGTAGTAGTGGAGTTTGGCTATGATGGCGTGTGGTTTCCCATCCTTCCTCACAGGACCCAGACTTCTATGAGAGCGATCCACAAGCACATCTCTATCCAGCTGTAGTATTTCTCTCAGTAGTTCCGAGACTGATGTTGTAGAGCTGGATCCATTTGCTTCCGCCACCCCGAGAATTCTGATGTTACATCTCCTCAGTCTCCCCTCCATGTCCTCACACTTATTTCTGAGTCCAGTCACCTTTACTGCCACGTCATTCACCGTAGCCTGTAAGACTGCCACTTCGTCCGACCAGGTCGTTAGCCCACCTTCCACCTCTTTAATTGTAGCTTTCATCTGGTCGATTTCGGAGTGAATTGCGGCCGTATTGTTCTTTATTTCCGCTTTCAACTCGTTCTTAAGAAAGTCGAAACCTTCAGCAAGTGCACTTTCCAGCTCAGTTTTGATCACCGCAGCAATGTCGGCCCTTAGTGAAACCAGGATATCCGTCTTCAAGGTTTCAGCGTCCATCTCTTGGCTGTTCTGCCGGGGCGGGGGCTCCGAGCCTGGAGAGGCAGCAGAACTCGCTGCCGAGGCGGTGCTGGGTCTAGATTTGGTTGACTCTGTGAATTTATATTTCCGCAAATTTGCCGCCATCTTCACacaaatatatgtacatataactTAAGAAACTATGTTCGAAACAGGGTTTGCTAGCATTTAACTATGAAAAacacttattaacttaaaaaaaaacagaagttcGACGGGAGCTCAAACTAAACCCGACCTACTCCATTGCCCGCTCGACAGCGCCCCCCCGCGTTTGTTATGTAAACCCCTTGTGTTGCTGCACACATCGCGCAGTATTATTTACGTTAACCAGCCAACGAAGTCTGAGTATTGTGTATGCCTTTCACTAAACAAGTCTGCGGTTATGTTCGTGCTGACTACCTTGATGCTAAGCGGTCGTGTGTTCGTGTCCTGTTTATTTCATGCCTTGACTCAAGTTTCGTGTTTTGTCCTCGAATTGTGCTTCATGTGTAAGACcgtgttttatgtttgttgaCTTTGTATgaataaatctgcacttgctttcCCCTTCCACGTCCgtttcatcacacacacgcacgcacgcacacacacacacacacagacacatacacacacacaagcacacaggcacacgcgcgcgcgcgcggaAGACGGACCGACGAGTCTTTGGTACGTGGAGGACAGGAGAAACGTCAAAATGCGTTTTTACAGAATTTATATCTGTTTTTCCTTATTATCACCGGTTCACTCCTCGggtatgttattattattattattattattattattattattattgttgttgttgttgttgtgacaCTGAGCGCTGGTATTTCAACTTCAGGCAGTtactttttaaagttttattccCGAGAACTTCAACAGCGTGCCCTgcctattaaataaatataatttagtgCCATGTTTGTAACACACCTGTAGGGACTGTTTTCATGGATTTGCATTCAGTTTGTAGAATACAAGCCACAGTTCTCTCAGTTTAtttttgtgatgtgtgtgacgTGATTTCCGTTTGATCCatctttataatttttttggtttgtttctgaTATCGTTGATGTTTACCACAAAAAATCTGCAGTTCTGTCACGAGTGGCTTCATTCTGATGATAAAACTGTTAGAATGTGAtgcaataaaatgttattacatgCGGAAAATAATATGTTGTATTTTGAGGGCAGCGGTCTTCTTCTTACCTTCCCTCTGGCTGAGCGAGATCTGATGTTAGGCgaggctgtttttctgtttttcatacCTCCAGTGTATTTTTGATGCTAAATACTCAGGTCTGCTTAGTTGCCGCTCATGATAAATTTAATCCTGTCACAACTttcagtgtcctccactaatattggcacccttggtaaatatgagctgtggaaaaattgtctttattgtttaacattttgatcttttgtaaaaaaaaaagacaaaatcacAAGGTGGCCTAGCTGCACCAAACTTTCAATATTACTTTGTTATAAACTCTATAAACTAATATCAAATACTGATGTAACTATAACACTACCAATAATCAGAGGCGAAAATGATTTGTCTGTCTCCTCCAACCCTGAACTCTGGAAAGAAATCTGTAGTAGTACTTTCTCTATGACTAGCAACCGAAATGTACAACTCATACAGTATAAGATTATTCATAGGACCCACATCACCcccaaaaaaagtttaaaatgggtTTAAGCGACACAGACACCTGTTCACAATGCTCTTTGGGCAGCACGGACGATTACTTCCACGCCACATTGGCCAATTTACTCCTATTGGATAGTAGTGACTGATAAACCTTCCACTATCATGGGCTGTAGAATCCCTCCATCGCCATCACTTTGTTTACTCGGTAACGCCGTAGAAGTCGATAATCTTCCAACCAAATCTAAACACCcactcctcatctctctccaAATATCGCCAAGAAAATAATTCGGTTAATCTGGAAATCAAAAATATCTATACATATCAATCATTGGGTCAACCTTCTTACAGAATACATCAcgttagaaaaaaataacattcacccacaagaaaaatatatttacatataatgaCATCTGGAacccatttttaattcattttaatctaAATCAAACACCTGGAACCAGACCCACGCACTCTCCCAATCATATCTCCACAAACTtataagaaagaaagggaaaggataaaaacatttgaaaatattgatacatttgtgtttttatccgtatatatgcatatacatgtctatattatatattgttcatattattattagttatagcACTATTGTCATCATTACCATctatattattatcatcatgatCATTAAGACTATTCCATTATCCTCAATATTATTATCGGTCACGTAAGGAGGTCGAGAACGGGTGCACATGCAGATAAGAATTTTATTGAAGGAGATATAGGCAgtcaaatccaaatcataaaaCAATAACGTGGTCAAAACATGGCAGAGACCAAGGCAATAGTCAAATAACGAGGAAGAGAaccagatcaaaaccatgaaacaaagcTAGGAATAAAGGCTTGGTACACAACCGTGACTATAGCAACTGAGCATAATAACTCACAAAGCCATTGTGTTGAAACAGTCTCTATATCTGGGTGAGcagtcttatccagaaagggccgggtgggtgcaggttttcattccaaccattGTTTCATTGTTTATCTTGAGattttaatgtgtgtagtgtagtacatAGTGTGAACGTGACGTTAAGTGTGAACCACCTTTACAAAtaactattaaaaataaaattcctcTAACATAACACATATTATACATGTTATATCGAGAGTTACGGCTAGATCGCAATGAATTAACAGCCAAACGGCAGTGATGAAGCACGTTGTAGCGGGGCAGTAGTTTTTCATTACCGACTTGTGCAacgttgggggggggggtgtctttGTAAAGCAACATTTCTGTAACTTCATTCACAATGTAACAGACCTCCATATTTGGATTTTAGTGTATCTGATTGTATAGAAGTGTACTATTTGCGACATTATTTGTcgatattctttttaaaaatcagtctgTAGTGTCACATATTTATCACGGGATCATaaacttggtgtgtgtgtgtgtgtgtgtgtgtgtgtgtgtgtgtgtgtgttttattcatcaggATCAGTTACTTCAGCTACACATCCTCCTGGTTCAGGTAAgaaatacacactcactcacacccacccacacaggtgagtgtgagcagccgtgagtgtgtgtgtttcatttctagGGAATCAGCCATTTCCAGGTCCGTACTCCTTAATCGTACTCTAAATGAATTATAATGCTTCTACCTTTTGAAACATGGCAACTGCAGTAAACTTTCACAAACACATTAAGAGCACCTCCATGACCTTAATCTACTTTAAACCCATCTGTGTTTCGGCTATGCTGAACTGCCCCTACGTGTGAACGAGTGTACGGACGTATATGACCTGGATGAGGCTCAAGGTGTACGAATgtatttataatcagtgtgTGATGACCCACGTGTgatgttgtgtgtttgcagagGTGTGTGGGAGTGCAGACTGACTGTGTGAGTACCCAAACTCTTATAAACACGTTTACCTTTATCGTTATACGTCTATACGGTGCAGCCGCTCAGGTTTATATTCACCGGGGTTATTAGTTTTCCAATTTAACCGGTTTGTTACAGGTTTTTCACACATGAATGGGTAACAACTGTTGGTCTATTCATCtttcagggaagaaaaaaaacatggtaaTACAGACCTAATCTTTCCTACagggtgagaacacacacacacacacacacacacacacacacacacacacagactcctctctctctgtcgagcTGAACATGTGCGTCTCCTCTTCTTTGACGTGCTGGTTGCTGTGATGCTGTGGTTGATATGGCTTATCTGgaatcacatttacatttattcatttagcagcgttttttattcaaagcgacttacaaatgagaaaatacgaGGAAATTACCTCGCTGATCTACTTCCTCCACCTTTGACTGAGAGCGATGTGTCTTTACGATTAAGACTGACGCTGGAGTTAATCCCACTTGCTGATGATCTCAAGACTTTCCTGATTTTCCTCAGAGAGATTTTCCTTCACCACGGTCGCCTCAGGCTCGCTCATTAAGACTCGAAACTGCATCCAGAtttcagtaaagctgctttattgtTAAACGTGTTATAGAAATAACAATCGATTcgttaaataaggaataaaacacaagttaccaccctgaagtggatcattttacaataaacctcgtgttttattcctcttattcgaCAATTCAacattgctgtggaataaaggaataataataataataataataataaaaattattattattattattattattatatttacttcACTACTTTCCTACTAGGATTGCATGCGCTCAGCCCAGTGTGAGTAATAGGTGAGTAAACGTGTGCGCATAACAACAGAACAGACCTCagcttttttcctttaatgtgtCACCTGTCCGTACCTaccaatatactgtaaattaagTGAaagctaaagtgtgtgtgtgtgtgtgtgtgtgtgtgtgtgtgtgtgtgtgtgtgtgttgtcagtcGGCCAGATGCCTCCACAACGACCCCGTGGTTAGCTCCAATTGTGTGGGAGGGTACATATGATTTGACGGTGATTGACAACATCTACAAACAACAGAACATCACCGTGGCAGTCACCGTCTTCGCTCTGGGGAAGTAGGTCTTGACACttgacacacacaaagcattgtgggtaatggtATGTGATAAAATGCTCAAAAATTTAAACACGTTTGCCAGCGAGGCTCTAACGGTGATGACACTAAACGGGTACCTAAGTGGTGTGACAGAAAACTGTTTGCCCTGTCGTCGGAAAATCACAAATTTGATCCCCGACTATGCCACAGCTATCCATGTCCGGgtgccaagggagcaaaattggccatgctctctgggtgggaggggcatcaTGTCTCTACCCTGTCAATCAAAGCAGCTCTAATCAATCATGTCTCCATCATGTCTGTcagtatgcagaagagggcaaaTAGCACTTTAGTTCCATCAAAAACCTCGGTAATGAATCCCTTCTATGACTAACTGAATATGTTCCTGCAGGTACGTACGCTTCCTGAAGGACTTCCTAGAATCTGCAGAGCAGCACTTCATGGTGGGCTACCGAGTGCATTATTACCTGTTTACCGATCGTCCGGACGAGGTTCCCACGGTAACGTTGGGGGAAGGACGTCAGTTGACCGTGATAAAAACAGAAACCTCGAACCGCTGGCAGGAAATCTCACTGCGCAGGATGGAGATGATCGAGAAGGTCATCGAGAAGGAACTCACCGACAAGGCAGACTACATATTCAGTCTCGACGTCGACTCCAAATTCTACGCTCACTGGGGGGCGGAGTCTCTGGGCGACCTTGTCGGCGTGCTGCATGCCTGGTTTTTCGGAACATCTCGGAAACAGTTCACGTACGAGCGGCGTCCTGAATCTCAGGCCTTCATACCTTTAGAAGAAGGAGACTACTACTACGGAGGTGCCGTGATCGGAGGACGCCTCGACAAAGTGCACCAGCTGGTGAAGACGTGCCGCATGCAGCTGGATGTGGACCGAGCCAATCACATTGAAGCGGCATGGCAGGAGGAGTCTCACCTGAACAAGTACTTCCTGTACAATAAGCCCAGCAAGGTGCTCTCACCTGAATACCTGTGGGACGACACAAAAGGGAAACCCAGCTACATGAAAGTGGTGCGTTTCTCTCAGGTGGTCAAGAATTACGCCGACATCCGACCCAACCCTTAAagcacactgtactgtaatgggTTTCTCAGGAAAGATAAATGAACTAACATCATTAACTCTATCACCATCATCTCACAGGTTTCAACCACAGACTACACCAAGGTCTTCCATCAGGAAATGTT
Proteins encoded:
- the LOC128603373 gene encoding globoside alpha-1,3-N-acetylgalactosaminyltransferase 1-like produces the protein MLCVCRGVWECRLTVEEKKHGNTDLIFPTGIACAQPSVSNSRPDASTTTPWLAPIVWEGTYDLTVIDNIYKQQNITVAVTVFALGKYVRFLKDFLESAEQHFMVGYRVHYYLFTDRPDEVPTVTLGEGRQLTVIKTETSNRWQEISLRRMEMIEKVIEKELTDKADYIFSLDVDSKFYAHWGAESLGDLVGVLHAWFFGTSRKQFTYERRPESQAFIPLEEGDYYYGGAVIGGRLDKVHQLVKTCRMQLDVDRANHIEAAWQEESHLNKYFLYNKPSKVLSPEYLWDDTKGKPSYMKVVRFSQVVKNYADIRPNP